One part of the Haemophilus parainfluenzae genome encodes these proteins:
- the lipB gene encoding lipoyl(octanoyl) transferase LipB — MNKTDLIVRQLGLQDYQEIWHKMQEFTDNRNTETTDEIWLVEHHSVFTQGQAGKPEHLLQRSNIPVVQSDRGGQITYHGPGQQVMYVLIDIKRHEHLNVRQLVTALEQSVVKTLADYGINGYPKPDAPGVYIDGKKICSLGLRIRKGCSFHGLAFNINMDLSPFHYINPCGYAGLEMCQLADFIDKEEATLGNVSPKLIKHFAELLGYNITNL; from the coding sequence ATGAACAAAACAGATTTAATTGTCCGTCAATTAGGATTGCAAGATTATCAAGAAATCTGGCATAAAATGCAGGAATTCACCGATAATCGAAATACAGAAACGACTGATGAAATTTGGTTAGTTGAGCATCATTCTGTTTTCACTCAAGGCCAAGCTGGCAAACCCGAACACTTATTACAACGTAGTAATATTCCTGTTGTTCAATCTGATCGCGGCGGTCAAATTACTTATCATGGTCCAGGCCAGCAGGTGATGTATGTGCTCATTGATATTAAACGTCATGAACATTTAAATGTCCGTCAATTAGTGACCGCACTTGAACAGTCTGTCGTGAAAACCCTTGCAGACTATGGTATTAATGGTTATCCCAAACCTGATGCACCAGGCGTATATATTGACGGCAAAAAAATCTGTTCATTAGGTTTACGTATCCGTAAAGGCTGCTCTTTCCACGGACTAGCATTTAATATCAATATGGATCTTAGTCCCTTTCATTACATTAATCCTTGTGGTTATGCAGGACTTGAAATGTGTCAGCTTGCTGACTTTATTGATAAAGAAGAAGCTACTCTTGGGAACGTCTCCCCAAAATTAATTAAACACTTTGCCGAACTTTTAGGCTATAATATTACAAATTTATAA
- the lipA gene encoding lipoyl synthase: protein MSTPFKMERGVKYRDAAKTSIIPVKNIDPNQELLKKPEWMKIKLPSSSLKIETIKNGMRRHGLHSVCEEASCPNLHECFNHGTATFMILGAICTRRCPFCDVAHGKPLPPDPDEPRKLAETIQDMQLKYVVITSVDRDDLPDRGAGHFAECVKEVRALNPGIKIEILVPDFRGRITQALEKLKDNPPDVFNHNLENVPRLYKEIRPGADYQWSLKLLHDFKEMFPNIPTKSGLMVGLGETNEEILEVMEDLRANGVTMLTLGQYLQPSRHHLPVARYVPPAEFDEFRDKANAMGFEHAACGPFVRSSYHADLQASGGLVK from the coding sequence ATGTCAACGCCTTTTAAAATGGAACGTGGTGTGAAATACCGCGATGCTGCCAAAACATCAATTATCCCTGTTAAAAATATCGATCCTAACCAAGAATTATTGAAAAAGCCGGAATGGATGAAAATCAAATTACCGTCTAGCTCATTAAAGATCGAAACGATTAAAAACGGGATGCGTCGTCATGGTCTACATTCTGTATGTGAAGAAGCGTCTTGTCCAAATTTACACGAGTGCTTTAACCATGGCACAGCAACCTTTATGATTCTAGGCGCAATTTGTACTCGCCGCTGCCCTTTCTGTGATGTCGCTCATGGTAAACCTTTACCACCCGATCCTGATGAACCACGTAAATTAGCTGAAACCATCCAAGATATGCAGTTGAAATACGTGGTGATTACCTCTGTTGACCGCGATGATTTACCTGATCGTGGTGCAGGTCATTTTGCTGAATGTGTAAAAGAAGTGCGCGCATTAAACCCTGGCATTAAAATTGAGATTTTGGTGCCTGATTTCCGTGGGCGTATTACTCAAGCTTTAGAAAAATTAAAAGACAATCCACCGGATGTATTCAACCACAACTTAGAAAATGTGCCACGTTTATATAAAGAAATTCGTCCAGGTGCTGATTATCAATGGTCTTTAAAATTACTTCATGATTTCAAAGAAATGTTCCCAAACATTCCAACTAAATCCGGCTTAATGGTTGGATTGGGTGAAACCAATGAAGAAATTCTTGAAGTGATGGAAGACTTACGTGCCAATGGCGTCACCATGCTTACACTGGGTCAATACCTTCAACCAAGTCGCCATCACTTACCGGTTGCTCGCTATGTGCCACCAGCAGAGTTTGATGAGTTCCGTGATAAAGCCAACGCAATGGGCTTTGAACACGCAGCTTGTGGCCCATTTGTTCGTTCTTCCTACCATGCTGATTTACAAGCAAGTGGTGGATTAGTGAAGTAA